Proteins encoded within one genomic window of Bradyrhizobium sp. AZCC 1719:
- a CDS encoding universal stress protein: MFKSILVPIDLADTDLAKPAIATAATLSQTWSGSVRLLNVLPMTPVMLAEYVPADFDAQQRATSEEALAIVAQESGIEAPRISTAVRKGGIYHEILEEAAAVKADLIVMTSHRPAMRTYFLGSNAGHVVRYAKCSVLVVRH, from the coding sequence ATGTTCAAGTCGATTCTCGTGCCGATCGATCTGGCTGATACCGATCTGGCCAAGCCCGCGATCGCGACCGCCGCAACGCTGTCGCAAACCTGGAGCGGCTCGGTACGATTGCTCAATGTGTTGCCGATGACGCCGGTGATGCTGGCGGAATACGTGCCGGCCGATTTCGACGCCCAGCAGCGCGCGACCTCGGAGGAAGCGCTCGCGATCGTGGCGCAGGAATCCGGCATCGAGGCGCCGCGCATTTCCACCGCAGTGCGGAAAGGCGGCATCTATCACGAGATCCTTGAAGAGGCGGCGGCGGTCAAGGCCGACCTGATCGTGATGACCTCGCACCGGCCGGCGATGCGGACCTATTTTCTCGGCTCCAATGCCGGCCATGTGGTGCGCTATGCCAAGTGCTCGGTGCTGGTGGTCCGGCACTAG